A genomic stretch from Vulpes lagopus strain Blue_001 chromosome 11, ASM1834538v1, whole genome shotgun sequence includes:
- the DEPDC7 gene encoding DEP domain-containing protein 7 has protein sequence MATVREKAAALNLSALRSPAQRPPGFSVAQKPFGATYVWSSIINTLQTQVEVKKRRHHLKRHNDCFVGSEAVDVIFSHLIQNKYFGDIDIPRAKVVRVCQALMDYKVFEAVPTKVFGKDKKPTFEDSSCSLYRFTTIPNQDSQLGKENNLYSSSRYSDALFKSSDIKSASLEDLWENLSLKPTNSPHVNISATLSPQVINDIWQEETIRRLLQLVDLPLLDSLLQQREVSTVPQPKRQPDLVNSSNYLDRGILKAYSDSQEDEWLSAATDCLEYLPDQMVVDISRNFPEQPDRIDLVKELLFDAIGKYYSSREPLLNHLSDVHNGIAELLVNGKTEIALEATQLFLKLLDSQNREEFRRLLYFMAVAAHPSEFKLQKESDNRMVVKRIFSKAIVDNKNLSKGKTDLLVLFLMDHQKDVFKIPGTLHKIVSVKLMAIQKGRDPNRDTGYIYCQRIDQSDYSDHTQKTTKDELMNLLKTIDEDSKLSAKEKKKLLGQFYKCHPDIFIEYFGD, from the exons GTTTCAGTGTGGCCCAGAAACCATTTGGAGCCACATACGTGTGGAGCAGCATTATAAACACTCTTCAAACGCAGGTGGAGGTGAAAAAGCGAAGACACCACTTAAAAAGACACAATGACTGCTTTGTTGGTTCAGAAGCTGTGGATGTCATTTTTTCTCACCTaattcagaataaatattttggggaTATAGATATTCCTCGGGCCAAAGTGGTGAGAGTGTGTCAAGCACTTATGGACTACAAAGTATTTGAAGCAGTTCCAACCAAAGTCTTTGGAAAAGACAAGAAACCTACATTTGAAGATAGTAGTTGCAGCCTTTATAGATTCACAACCATCCCTAACCAAGACAGTCAATTAGGCAAAGAGAATAACCTATATTCATCTTCCAG gtATTCAGATGCATTATTTAAGTCCTCTGATATCAAATCAGCAAGTTTAGAGGACCTGTGGGAAAATCTGAGTTTAAAGCCCACTAACTCCCCTCATGTAAATATCTCTGCAACCTTGTCTCCACAAG TTATTAATGACATATGGCAAGAGGAAACAATTAGACGTCTCCTGCAGCTGGTAGACCTTCCGCTTCTTGACTCCTTGCTCCAACAACGAGAGGTATCCACAGTTCCTCAGCCTAAGAGGCAACCTGACTTGGTCAACAGCAGTAACTATCTGGATCGAGGGATTCTCAAGGCTTACAGTGACTCCCA ggAAGATGAATGGCTCTCTGCAGCAACTGACTGCTTAGAATACCTTCCAGACCAGATGGTGGTGGACATAAGCAGAAACTTTCCTGAGCAACCAGATAGGATAGACTTAGTGAAAGAACTTCTGTTTGATGCCATTGGCAAATATTACAGTAGCAGAGAACCTCTgttaaatcatttatctgatgTTCATAATGGCATTGCAGAACTCTTAG TGAACGGGAAGACTGAAATAGCATTAGAAGCCACTCAgctctttttaaagcttttggaTTCCCAAAATAGAGAAGAGTTTAGAAGACTACTGTATTTCATGGCTGTTGCAGCACATCCTTCTGAATTTAAATTACAGAAAGAA agtGACAACCGAATGGTTGTGAAAAGGATATTCTCAAAAGCTATTGTTGACAATAAAAATTTATCCAAAGGCAAAACTGATCTTCTGGTACTCTTTTTAATGGATCAtcaaaaagatgtttttaag attccaggAACTCTGCATAAAATTGTTAGTGTTAAGCTCATGGCCATTCAGAAAGGAAGAGATCCAAATAGAGACACAG gatatatatattgCCAGAGAATTGATCAAAGTGATTATTCTGACCATACACAGAAGACAACCAAGGATGAACTAATGAATTTACTAAAGACTATTGATGAAGATTCAAAACTGTctgccaaagagaagaaaaaattgctAGGTCAGTTCTATAAGTGTCATCCAGACATCTTTATTGAGTATTTTGGAGACTAA